The Pithys albifrons albifrons isolate INPA30051 chromosome 13, PitAlb_v1, whole genome shotgun sequence genome has a segment encoding these proteins:
- the KIF23 gene encoding kinesin-like protein KIF23 isoform X2, whose product MKAATKTPRRPRKATNPTLKDPVGVYCRVRPLCRSDQECCIEVINETTVQIHPPEGYRVFRNGEYRETQYSFKEVFGTLVVQKELFEVVAKPLVEDLIRGKNGLLFTYGVTGSGKTHTMTGSPGDGGLLPRCLDMIFNSIGPFQAKRFVFKLDEKNGVDVQSEVDALLERQRRDALPVPKTPAGKRHIDPEFADMINVQDHCKVEEVDEDNVYSVFVSYIEIYNNYIYDLLEEAPFEPIKPKWNSCNTPVRNGDFIPPQSKMLREDQNHNMYVTGCTEVEVKSTEEAFEVFWRGQKRRRIANTQLNRESSRSHSVFIIKLAQAPLDADGDNVLQEKEQITLSQLSLVDLAGSERTNRTKAEGNRLREAGNINQSLMTLRTCIEVLRENQLYGTNKMVPYRDSKLTHLFKNYFDGEGKVRMIVCVNPTAEDYEESLQVMRFAEMTQEVEVARPVDRPLCGLTPGRRLRNQAFREELARRLELRGGPVGGDTEEQSAAEMLLQSFPPLPSCELLDIHDDQTLPRLIEALEQRHRMRQVLAEEFAKNVLAFKTMLQEFDSSVLSKEHYIQGKLSEKEKTIAGQKTELERLEKKIKTLEYKIEILEKTATIYEEDKRNLQQELESQTQKLQRQASDKRRLEARLQGMVTETSLKWEKECERRVAAKQLEMQNKLWVKDEKLKQLKAIVTEPRAEKPERPSRERDRDRPVQRSVSPPPVPSCSNSAQVGPSQQPPSPPQGPRRSNSCSSISVASCVLEWEQKTPSHKQSTSNARTKEPSRDCNSSHRRRGMCWTGVLEVPRHREELEIEEDQCCRNAPPVRLRHRRSRSAGERWVDHKPPSNVPTETVMQPHVPHAITVAAASEKALAKCDKYMLTHQELASDGEIETKLIKGDVFKTRGGGQAVQFTDIETLKQESPTGRKRRSSPSQPDPLEDAADSEWTDVETRCSVAVEMRAGSTLGPGYQHHAQPKRRKP is encoded by the exons ATGAAGGCGGC GACCAAGACCCCTCGTCGGCCGAGGAAAGCCACGAACCCGACGCTGAAGGACCCAGTGGGG GTGTACTGCCGGGTGCGGCCGCTGTGCCGCTCGGACCAGGAGTGCTGCATCGAGGTGATCAACGAGACCACGGTGCAGATCCACCCGCCCGAGGGGTACCGCGTGTTCCGCAACGGAGAGTACCGAGAG ACTCAGTATTCCTTTAAGGAAGTGTTTGGCACCCTGGTGGTTCAGAAGGAGCTTTTTGAGGTGGTGGCCAAGCCCCTGGTGGAAGATCTGATCCGGGGCAAGAACG GTCTCCTTTTCACCTATGGAGTGACAGGCAGTGGGAAGACCCACACCATGACGGGCTCTCCTGGGGATGGAGGGCTCCTCCCTCGGTGCTTGGACATGATCTTCAACAGCATTGGGCCCTTCCAGGCCAAGAGATTT GTGTTCAAGCTGGATGAGAAGAACGGCGTGGACGTGCAGAGCGAGGTGGATGCTCtgctggagaggcagaggagggatgccctgcctgtcccaaaGACTCCAGCTGGGAA GCGCCACATCGATCCCGAGTTCGCTGACATGATCAACGTGCAGGACCACTGCAAGGTGGAGGAGGTGGATGAGGACAATGTCTACAGTGTCTTTGTGTCCTACATCGAGATCTACAACAACTACATCTACGACCTCCTGGAGGAGGCTCCCTTTGAGCCCATCAAACCCAA GTGGAACAGTTGCAACACCCCTGTGCGAAACGGAGACTTTAT ACCTCCACAGTCCAAAATGCTTCGGGAGGACCAGAACCACAACATGTATGTCACAGGGTGCACAGAAGTGGAGGTGAAATCCACAGAGGaagcttttgaagtgttttgGAGAG GGCAGAAGAGGAGGCGCATTGCCAACACGCAGCTGAACCGCGAGTCCAGCCGCTCCCACAGCGTCTTCATCATCAAACTGGCCCAGGCCCCTCTGGATGCTGATGGGGACAACGTCCTGCAG GAGAAGGAACAGATCACTCTGAGCCAGCTGTCCTTGGTGGATCTGGCTGGAAGTGAGAGAACCAACAGGACAAAAGCAGAAGGGAACAGGCTGCGAGAAGCAG gTAATATCAATCAGTCACTAATGACACTGAGGACATGCATCGAAGTTCTGCGGGAGAACCAGCTGTATGGAACAAACAAG ATGGTTCCATACAGAGATTCCAAACTGACTCACCTCTTCAAGAACTACTttgatggagaaggaaaagtgcGAATGATCGTGTGTGTCAACCCCACAGCTGAGGACTATGAGGAGAGCCTG CAGGTGATGCGCTTTGCGGAGATGACGCAGGAGGTGGAGGTGGCCCGGCCGGTGGACAGGCCCCTGTGCGGGCTCACCCCGGGCCGGCGCCTGCGCAACCAGGCGTTCCGTGAGGAGCTGGCGCGGCGGCTGGAGCTGAGGGGCGGCCCCGTGGGGGGCG ACACAGAAGAACaatctgctgcagaaatgcttTTGCAGAGCTTCCCTCCCTTGCCCTCCTGTGAGCTCCTGGACATCCACGACGACCAGACCCTTCCCAGGCTCATCGAGGCCCTGGAGCAGCGCCACAGAATGAGGcaggtgctggcagaggagTTTGCCAAGAATG TGCTTGCCTTTAAAACAATGCTGCAGGAATTTGACTCCAGTGTTCTATCCAAGGAGCACTATATCCAAGGAAAACTGtctgagaaggagaaaacaatagCAGGGCAGAAAACGGAGCTGGAACGCCTGGAGAAGAAGATTAAAACTCTGGAATACAAG ATTGAGATTTTGGAGAAAACTGCAACAATTTACGAGGAGGACAAGAGGAACcttcagcaggagctggaaagcCAGACCCAGAAGCTGCAGCGTCAGGCGTCGGACAAGCGGAGGTTGGAGGCCCGACTGCAGGGAATGGTGACAGAGACCTCCCTCAAGTGGGAGAAGGAGTGT GAGCGCCGTGTGGCAGCGAAGCAGCTGGAGATGCAGAACAAGCTGTGGGTGAAGGATGAGAAGCTGAAGCAGCTGAAGGCCATTGTCACTGAGCCCAGGGCTGAGAAGCCAGAGAGGCCCTCGCGGGAGAGGGACCGGGACAGGCCCGTGCAGAGATCGGTGTCTCCTCCCCCCGTGCCT agctgtagTAACTCTGCTCAGGTGGGGCCCAGCCAGCAGCCCCCGAGCCCCCCGCAGGGGCCCAGGCGTTCTAACTCTTGTAGCAGCATTTCTGTGGCCTCCTGTGTCCTGGAGTGGGAGCAGAAAACTCCTTCACACAAGCAAAGCACTTCTAATGCCAGGACTAAAGAGCCAAGTAGAGACTGTAACAGCTCGCACAGAAGGCGAGGGATGTGCTGGACTGGAGTCCTTGAGGTGCCCAGGCATAGAGAGGAGCTAGAAATAGAAGAGGATCAATGCTGCAGG aACGCGCCCCCGGTGCGGCTGCGGCACCGGCGCTCGCGCTCGGCCGGGGAGCGCTGGGTGGACCACAAGCCGCCGTCCAACGTGCCCACGGAGACGGTGATGCAGCCCCACGTGCCCCACGCCATCACCGTGGCCGCCGCCAGCGAGAAGGCCCTGGCCAAGTGTGACAAGTACATGTTGACACACCAGGAGTTGGCCTCCGACGGCGAGATAGAGACCAAACTCATCAAG GGGGATGTGTTCAAAACCAGAGGTGGTGGCCAGGCTGTGCAGTTCACAGACATCGAGACTCTGAAGCAGGAATCTCCCACTGG GAGGAAGCGACGCTCgtccccttcccagcctgacCCACTGGAGGATGCTGCAGACTCGGAATGGACTGATGTGGAAACCAGA TGTTCCGTGGCAGTGGAGATGAGGGCAGGGTCAACCCTTGGACCTGGATATCAGCACCATGCTCAGCCCAA GCGAAGAAAGCCATGA
- the KIF23 gene encoding kinesin-like protein KIF23 isoform X1, with protein MKAARTKTPRRPRKATNPTLKDPVGVYCRVRPLCRSDQECCIEVINETTVQIHPPEGYRVFRNGEYRETQYSFKEVFGTLVVQKELFEVVAKPLVEDLIRGKNGLLFTYGVTGSGKTHTMTGSPGDGGLLPRCLDMIFNSIGPFQAKRFVFKLDEKNGVDVQSEVDALLERQRRDALPVPKTPAGKRHIDPEFADMINVQDHCKVEEVDEDNVYSVFVSYIEIYNNYIYDLLEEAPFEPIKPKWNSCNTPVRNGDFIPPQSKMLREDQNHNMYVTGCTEVEVKSTEEAFEVFWRGQKRRRIANTQLNRESSRSHSVFIIKLAQAPLDADGDNVLQEKEQITLSQLSLVDLAGSERTNRTKAEGNRLREAGNINQSLMTLRTCIEVLRENQLYGTNKMVPYRDSKLTHLFKNYFDGEGKVRMIVCVNPTAEDYEESLQVMRFAEMTQEVEVARPVDRPLCGLTPGRRLRNQAFREELARRLELRGGPVGGDTEEQSAAEMLLQSFPPLPSCELLDIHDDQTLPRLIEALEQRHRMRQVLAEEFAKNVLAFKTMLQEFDSSVLSKEHYIQGKLSEKEKTIAGQKTELERLEKKIKTLEYKIEILEKTATIYEEDKRNLQQELESQTQKLQRQASDKRRLEARLQGMVTETSLKWEKECERRVAAKQLEMQNKLWVKDEKLKQLKAIVTEPRAEKPERPSRERDRDRPVQRSVSPPPVPSCSNSAQVGPSQQPPSPPQGPRRSNSCSSISVASCVLEWEQKTPSHKQSTSNARTKEPSRDCNSSHRRRGMCWTGVLEVPRHREELEIEEDQCCRNAPPVRLRHRRSRSAGERWVDHKPPSNVPTETVMQPHVPHAITVAAASEKALAKCDKYMLTHQELASDGEIETKLIKGDVFKTRGGGQAVQFTDIETLKQESPTGRKRRSSPSQPDPLEDAADSEWTDVETRCSVAVEMRAGSTLGPGYQHHAQPKRRKP; from the exons ATGAAGGCGGC TAGGACCAAGACCCCTCGTCGGCCGAGGAAAGCCACGAACCCGACGCTGAAGGACCCAGTGGGG GTGTACTGCCGGGTGCGGCCGCTGTGCCGCTCGGACCAGGAGTGCTGCATCGAGGTGATCAACGAGACCACGGTGCAGATCCACCCGCCCGAGGGGTACCGCGTGTTCCGCAACGGAGAGTACCGAGAG ACTCAGTATTCCTTTAAGGAAGTGTTTGGCACCCTGGTGGTTCAGAAGGAGCTTTTTGAGGTGGTGGCCAAGCCCCTGGTGGAAGATCTGATCCGGGGCAAGAACG GTCTCCTTTTCACCTATGGAGTGACAGGCAGTGGGAAGACCCACACCATGACGGGCTCTCCTGGGGATGGAGGGCTCCTCCCTCGGTGCTTGGACATGATCTTCAACAGCATTGGGCCCTTCCAGGCCAAGAGATTT GTGTTCAAGCTGGATGAGAAGAACGGCGTGGACGTGCAGAGCGAGGTGGATGCTCtgctggagaggcagaggagggatgccctgcctgtcccaaaGACTCCAGCTGGGAA GCGCCACATCGATCCCGAGTTCGCTGACATGATCAACGTGCAGGACCACTGCAAGGTGGAGGAGGTGGATGAGGACAATGTCTACAGTGTCTTTGTGTCCTACATCGAGATCTACAACAACTACATCTACGACCTCCTGGAGGAGGCTCCCTTTGAGCCCATCAAACCCAA GTGGAACAGTTGCAACACCCCTGTGCGAAACGGAGACTTTAT ACCTCCACAGTCCAAAATGCTTCGGGAGGACCAGAACCACAACATGTATGTCACAGGGTGCACAGAAGTGGAGGTGAAATCCACAGAGGaagcttttgaagtgttttgGAGAG GGCAGAAGAGGAGGCGCATTGCCAACACGCAGCTGAACCGCGAGTCCAGCCGCTCCCACAGCGTCTTCATCATCAAACTGGCCCAGGCCCCTCTGGATGCTGATGGGGACAACGTCCTGCAG GAGAAGGAACAGATCACTCTGAGCCAGCTGTCCTTGGTGGATCTGGCTGGAAGTGAGAGAACCAACAGGACAAAAGCAGAAGGGAACAGGCTGCGAGAAGCAG gTAATATCAATCAGTCACTAATGACACTGAGGACATGCATCGAAGTTCTGCGGGAGAACCAGCTGTATGGAACAAACAAG ATGGTTCCATACAGAGATTCCAAACTGACTCACCTCTTCAAGAACTACTttgatggagaaggaaaagtgcGAATGATCGTGTGTGTCAACCCCACAGCTGAGGACTATGAGGAGAGCCTG CAGGTGATGCGCTTTGCGGAGATGACGCAGGAGGTGGAGGTGGCCCGGCCGGTGGACAGGCCCCTGTGCGGGCTCACCCCGGGCCGGCGCCTGCGCAACCAGGCGTTCCGTGAGGAGCTGGCGCGGCGGCTGGAGCTGAGGGGCGGCCCCGTGGGGGGCG ACACAGAAGAACaatctgctgcagaaatgcttTTGCAGAGCTTCCCTCCCTTGCCCTCCTGTGAGCTCCTGGACATCCACGACGACCAGACCCTTCCCAGGCTCATCGAGGCCCTGGAGCAGCGCCACAGAATGAGGcaggtgctggcagaggagTTTGCCAAGAATG TGCTTGCCTTTAAAACAATGCTGCAGGAATTTGACTCCAGTGTTCTATCCAAGGAGCACTATATCCAAGGAAAACTGtctgagaaggagaaaacaatagCAGGGCAGAAAACGGAGCTGGAACGCCTGGAGAAGAAGATTAAAACTCTGGAATACAAG ATTGAGATTTTGGAGAAAACTGCAACAATTTACGAGGAGGACAAGAGGAACcttcagcaggagctggaaagcCAGACCCAGAAGCTGCAGCGTCAGGCGTCGGACAAGCGGAGGTTGGAGGCCCGACTGCAGGGAATGGTGACAGAGACCTCCCTCAAGTGGGAGAAGGAGTGT GAGCGCCGTGTGGCAGCGAAGCAGCTGGAGATGCAGAACAAGCTGTGGGTGAAGGATGAGAAGCTGAAGCAGCTGAAGGCCATTGTCACTGAGCCCAGGGCTGAGAAGCCAGAGAGGCCCTCGCGGGAGAGGGACCGGGACAGGCCCGTGCAGAGATCGGTGTCTCCTCCCCCCGTGCCT agctgtagTAACTCTGCTCAGGTGGGGCCCAGCCAGCAGCCCCCGAGCCCCCCGCAGGGGCCCAGGCGTTCTAACTCTTGTAGCAGCATTTCTGTGGCCTCCTGTGTCCTGGAGTGGGAGCAGAAAACTCCTTCACACAAGCAAAGCACTTCTAATGCCAGGACTAAAGAGCCAAGTAGAGACTGTAACAGCTCGCACAGAAGGCGAGGGATGTGCTGGACTGGAGTCCTTGAGGTGCCCAGGCATAGAGAGGAGCTAGAAATAGAAGAGGATCAATGCTGCAGG aACGCGCCCCCGGTGCGGCTGCGGCACCGGCGCTCGCGCTCGGCCGGGGAGCGCTGGGTGGACCACAAGCCGCCGTCCAACGTGCCCACGGAGACGGTGATGCAGCCCCACGTGCCCCACGCCATCACCGTGGCCGCCGCCAGCGAGAAGGCCCTGGCCAAGTGTGACAAGTACATGTTGACACACCAGGAGTTGGCCTCCGACGGCGAGATAGAGACCAAACTCATCAAG GGGGATGTGTTCAAAACCAGAGGTGGTGGCCAGGCTGTGCAGTTCACAGACATCGAGACTCTGAAGCAGGAATCTCCCACTGG GAGGAAGCGACGCTCgtccccttcccagcctgacCCACTGGAGGATGCTGCAGACTCGGAATGGACTGATGTGGAAACCAGA TGTTCCGTGGCAGTGGAGATGAGGGCAGGGTCAACCCTTGGACCTGGATATCAGCACCATGCTCAGCCCAA GCGAAGAAAGCCATGA